In Mangrovivirga cuniculi, the following proteins share a genomic window:
- a CDS encoding helix-turn-helix domain-containing protein produces MKQKDENQYVKRTQKDYSYTFKLSVVEEIERGELGIRAASRKYGIQSHSTITNWLRKYGTFDWYNKTHLNLSKSPEQKLLELEQKVKLLEKQKASLEKKLEFTDKKAIFFDMMIDIAEEELKIPIRKKYSPEQSNDSKNSTKKA; encoded by the coding sequence ATGAAGCAAAAAGATGAGAACCAGTACGTTAAGCGAACACAAAAAGACTACAGTTACACTTTTAAATTATCAGTGGTCGAAGAGATAGAAAGAGGAGAGCTTGGCATAAGAGCCGCATCCAGGAAGTATGGAATACAATCTCACTCTACCATTACAAATTGGTTAAGAAAATATGGTACCTTTGATTGGTACAACAAAACCCATTTAAACTTGTCAAAGAGCCCAGAACAGAAATTATTGGAGCTTGAACAAAAAGTCAAGCTCTTGGAGAAACAGAAAGCTTCATTGGAAAAGAAACTAGAGTTTACTGATAAAAAGGCTATTTTCTTTGATATGATGATCGATATTGCAGAAGAAGAGCTAAAGATTCCTATTAGAAAAAAGTACTCACCCGAACAATCGAACGATTCAAAGAACAGTACAAAGAAAGCTTAA
- a CDS encoding fasciclin domain-containing protein, whose product MKRLNKHLFMMIAFTGLFLVGCNQEVDNVAPAQEDNIYEALSSFDEEIKYFGYPEFENPGENERRGRGKGMWMSKRPTFKTLTVALAKTKLISTVVRANITVFAPTDEAFAKLGLNPTNIGDVPNLKDILLYHVIGGKVYSSDLTYGCFPTLSGEEVRVDLTEGVFINDAQVIKADVKAFNGVFHIIDNVIFPPDKNIVELAMSNPDFSILVDAVTRVGLDGALSGEDNLTVFAPTNAAFLDLLGELGYGSLDEIDDETLTAVLLYHVVGGKICSNELTDEQMVPTLNGDSFTVDLDNLTLTDVNGRESNLVLPQLNLQATNGVVHVIDRVILPTL is encoded by the coding sequence ATGAAACGTTTGAATAAGCATTTGTTTATGATGATTGCCTTCACAGGTTTATTCCTTGTTGGCTGTAATCAGGAAGTTGATAATGTAGCTCCTGCACAGGAGGATAACATTTATGAAGCACTTTCTTCTTTTGATGAAGAGATAAAGTATTTTGGATATCCGGAATTTGAGAATCCCGGAGAAAATGAGAGAAGAGGAAGAGGTAAAGGCATGTGGATGTCTAAACGTCCAACATTTAAAACCTTAACCGTAGCCCTTGCTAAAACTAAATTGATCTCAACTGTAGTTAGAGCCAATATTACAGTATTTGCTCCTACTGACGAGGCTTTTGCTAAACTGGGTCTTAATCCTACCAACATTGGTGATGTTCCAAATCTTAAGGATATTTTACTTTACCACGTGATTGGAGGAAAGGTCTATTCATCTGATCTGACTTATGGATGTTTTCCTACTTTAAGCGGAGAAGAGGTACGAGTTGACCTCACCGAAGGAGTTTTCATTAACGATGCCCAGGTGATAAAAGCGGATGTAAAAGCTTTTAATGGTGTATTTCATATAATTGATAATGTGATTTTCCCGCCTGATAAAAATATTGTCGAACTGGCAATGAGTAATCCTGACTTCTCAATTCTTGTTGATGCAGTAACCCGGGTTGGTTTAGATGGTGCTTTAAGTGGAGAGGATAATCTTACTGTATTTGCTCCGACTAATGCTGCCTTTTTAGACTTATTAGGAGAATTAGGATATGGTTCCCTGGATGAGATTGATGATGAAACCCTCACTGCTGTATTATTATATCATGTGGTAGGCGGAAAAATTTGTAGTAATGAACTTACTGATGAACAAATGGTGCCAACACTAAATGGGGATTCCTTTACTGTAGATTTAGATAATTTAACTTTAACAGATGTTAATGGTAGAGAATCAAATCTAGTTTTACCACAACTTAATTTACAGGCAACTAACGGTGTTGTTCATGTTATCGACAGGGTGATATTGCCAACTCTTTAA
- a CDS encoding DUF2200 domain-containing protein, whose amino-acid sequence MDNSRVYKMNFASVYPHYVNKAEKKGHTKEEVDTIIKWLTGYDQNSLQEQIDQKVDFETFFAQAPQINPNVSKITGVICGYRVEEIEEDLMRQIRYLDKLIDELARGKKMESILRK is encoded by the coding sequence ATGGACAATTCACGGGTTTATAAAATGAACTTTGCCAGCGTATATCCACACTATGTTAATAAAGCCGAAAAAAAGGGTCATACTAAAGAGGAGGTGGATACTATCATTAAATGGTTAACTGGTTATGACCAAAATTCACTTCAAGAGCAGATCGATCAAAAAGTCGATTTTGAAACATTTTTTGCCCAGGCTCCCCAAATAAATCCCAATGTGTCAAAGATAACCGGTGTGATCTGTGGTTATCGCGTGGAGGAAATCGAAGAAGATTTAATGAGGCAAATCCGTTACCTGGATAAACTAATTGATGAACTGGCCAGAGGAAAGAAAATGGAGAGTATCCTGAGGAAATAG
- a CDS encoding serine hydrolase domain-containing protein, translated as MRASFFPSFSFLLFILICGCNKQQTIDSYIKSKYEEGEFNGNILVLKNDSIIYSNSLGVVDQNQTPLTQNHFFGIGSIYKEFPAVAIMQLEENGILSLKDPISNFLDDLPSWSSQVTITHLLQYSSGLPKVDWESHFKNNSANLHAILNHIKTIENLSFTPGTDYLYSNYNPFLLIRIIEKVSNKSFNEYVEQNILKPHKIEGIVIKSIYPYKDNRLMALPVNSNLQPDEIKYELPTFCSTTTGMYHWFKLLDNYEIVSKESVKKLSEEVIEGDNIQAPLGRCDWENGDIALHLHHGSTGNYEVLVRNHKKEDIMIILLTNQKHENLNDIADRIIELTNN; from the coding sequence ATGAGAGCATCTTTTTTCCCATCATTCTCTTTCCTCCTTTTCATTTTGATATGTGGTTGCAATAAACAGCAGACCATTGATTCCTATATTAAATCCAAATATGAAGAAGGTGAGTTTAATGGTAACATATTAGTCTTAAAAAATGATTCTATCATATACAGTAATAGTCTTGGAGTTGTAGACCAGAATCAAACACCATTAACACAAAATCATTTTTTTGGAATAGGTTCTATATATAAAGAGTTTCCTGCTGTGGCAATCATGCAGCTAGAAGAAAATGGGATCTTATCTTTGAAAGACCCAATTTCTAATTTTTTAGATGATTTACCTTCCTGGAGTTCTCAAGTCACAATTACACATCTCTTGCAATATTCCAGCGGACTACCAAAAGTTGATTGGGAATCTCATTTTAAAAATAATTCTGCAAACCTACATGCTATTTTAAATCATATAAAAACAATAGAAAATTTGTCATTTACTCCTGGGACAGATTACCTCTATTCAAACTACAATCCTTTCTTACTGATCAGAATAATCGAAAAGGTCAGCAATAAAAGCTTTAATGAATATGTAGAACAAAACATTTTGAAGCCACACAAAATTGAAGGAATTGTCATTAAAAGTATATATCCATACAAGGATAATCGGTTGATGGCTTTACCTGTCAATAGTAATTTACAACCTGATGAAATAAAATATGAACTTCCTACATTTTGTTCTACTACTACAGGAATGTACCATTGGTTTAAATTATTGGATAACTATGAAATTGTATCAAAAGAATCAGTAAAAAAATTATCTGAAGAAGTCATTGAGGGAGATAATATCCAGGCTCCACTTGGAAGATGTGACTGGGAAAATGGTGATATTGCTTTACACCTGCATCATGGCAGTACTGGTAATTATGAAGTGCTGGTTAGAAACCATAAAAAGGAAGATATCATGATTATTTTATTAACTAACCAGAAACACGAAAACCTCAACGATATTGCTGATCGCATTATTGAACTTACTAATAATTAA
- a CDS encoding DUF4919 domain-containing protein: MRITLFILLILITSIESYSQQDKFSDPDYESIKQEIKKQESPFNYQRLLKRYDQGDSTMTLQEKRHLYYGHSFRPEYSPYSKSIYMDSINTILASSDSVIINNKKFLSYSDSVLLDFPFNLFILDKLYYYHLADNNSEKADIILAKINIILDAMLSTGDGITRETAIHVTYTSHEYFVINVLGLEYGGKQKNIDHYDFLSVQPNEFQLKGLIFDITPLYRSAIEGQN, encoded by the coding sequence ATGAGAATAACATTATTCATATTACTAATACTAATCACAAGTATAGAATCTTATTCTCAACAGGATAAATTTTCTGATCCTGATTACGAAAGCATAAAACAGGAAATAAAAAAACAAGAATCTCCATTTAACTACCAGCGTTTATTAAAACGATATGATCAGGGCGATTCCACAATGACTCTTCAGGAAAAGCGCCATTTATACTATGGACACTCTTTTCGACCAGAATATAGTCCTTATAGCAAGTCCATATATATGGATAGTATAAATACTATTTTAGCAAGCTCTGACTCTGTGATTATTAACAATAAAAAGTTTTTGAGTTATTCCGATTCTGTTCTTTTAGACTTCCCTTTCAATTTGTTCATTCTTGATAAGCTTTATTATTATCACCTGGCTGATAATAATTCTGAAAAGGCCGATATAATTCTGGCTAAAATCAATATTATTCTCGATGCAATGCTTAGTACCGGCGACGGTATAACAAGGGAAACTGCTATCCATGTGACCTACACTTCTCATGAATACTTCGTGATCAATGTTTTAGGGCTTGAGTATGGTGGTAAACAAAAAAATATCGACCACTATGATTTTCTTTCAGTCCAGCCAAATGAATTTCAACTAAAAGGGTTAATCTTTGATATTACTCCCCTTTATCGTTCAGCAATAGAAGGCCAAAATTGA
- a CDS encoding GrpB family protein produces the protein MANLEGAKAYEQLKIELAEKYRNDRSGYRIAKDDFIIELWI, from the coding sequence ATTGCCAATTTAGAAGGGGCGAAAGCGTATGAGCAATTAAAAATTGAGCTGGCAGAAAAATACAGGAATGACAGGTCAGGATATAGAATTGCAAAAGATGATTTTATTATAGAGCTATGGATATGA
- a CDS encoding DUF5655 domain-containing protein: MCSTKGIGELFLGKSDEMVIAYDDLTNKISQWKPYSAGASTHSIVVTSKKAWLIIKPMKNELDLKFYYDEKLVSPRIKKSPITQINMPIICA; this comes from the coding sequence ATGTGCTCCACCAAAGGAATCGGAGAATTATTTCTTGGAAAATCTGATGAAATGGTTATTGCATATGATGATCTAACAAATAAAATATCTCAATGGAAGCCTTATAGTGCAGGAGCCTCTACACACAGCATAGTTGTGACTAGCAAAAAAGCCTGGCTTATTATTAAGCCGATGAAAAATGAGCTTGATCTGAAGTTTTATTATGATGAAAAGCTGGTTTCTCCAAGGATTAAAAAATCACCAATTACTCAAATAAATATGCCCATCATCTGCGCATAA
- a CDS encoding Yip1 family protein has translation MYSSDRKKRIKLIYKNIWLSPGQTFEELKGRSYLKSIFIVPFIILGLVYGLDFTPALSNIFGGENKLLSWIMSLAFGLIFTFFWLGLVLPGLIKLVGNFWNGPATFRQLINICSIAFIPYTFIIFYQLALLAFGKEPSLDQVNSVLDYLLRLWSFILLVIGVSRVQKFSYKIALVNILLCYLPLILVELIRVSG, from the coding sequence ATGTACTCAAGCGATAGAAAAAAACGGATTAAATTAATATACAAAAACATCTGGCTGAGTCCAGGGCAAACTTTTGAAGAACTGAAAGGTAGGAGTTATCTGAAGTCCATATTTATTGTTCCTTTTATAATTCTTGGGTTGGTTTATGGATTGGATTTCACTCCTGCATTATCCAATATTTTTGGAGGAGAGAATAAATTATTGAGCTGGATAATGAGTTTAGCATTTGGATTAATTTTTACTTTTTTTTGGCTGGGTTTGGTTTTACCCGGATTAATAAAATTGGTAGGTAATTTCTGGAATGGACCAGCGACTTTTCGTCAACTAATCAACATTTGTTCCATTGCTTTCATTCCTTACACTTTTATAATATTTTATCAATTAGCATTATTAGCTTTTGGAAAGGAACCATCCTTAGATCAGGTGAATAGTGTGTTAGATTATTTACTAAGATTATGGTCATTCATTCTCCTGGTCATTGGGGTATCCAGGGTTCAGAAATTTAGTTATAAAATAGCCTTGGTAAATATACTATTATGCTACTTACCTCTGATATTAGTTGAATTAATCAGGGTATCAGGATAA
- a CDS encoding DoxX family protein, whose amino-acid sequence MSKINTKKSIMALFESNISKIRRLSGLILSILPSLVLFFSGIMKLGGAEQLAGSLESINLLQYMEIIGVIELLVVIAYWVPKFSNIGFLLICCYCGGIIVAELSMGNFPLPGFMVTTLFFIGTYLRKPGMFGIS is encoded by the coding sequence ATGTCTAAAATCAATACCAAAAAATCAATTATGGCGCTTTTCGAATCAAACATCAGTAAAATCAGACGACTCTCAGGGTTAATCCTATCTATTTTACCGAGCCTGGTGTTATTCTTTAGCGGAATAATGAAACTTGGAGGTGCTGAACAACTGGCCGGAAGTTTAGAATCGATCAACCTGTTGCAATACATGGAAATTATCGGGGTGATCGAATTACTGGTGGTAATCGCTTATTGGGTTCCCAAATTTTCTAATATTGGCTTCCTGTTGATCTGCTGCTATTGTGGTGGCATTATAGTGGCCGAGCTATCCATGGGTAACTTTCCGCTTCCCGGGTTCATGGTGACTACTCTATTTTTTATCGGTACTTATTTAAGAAAACCGGGAATGTTTGGGATCTCATGA
- a CDS encoding DUF6624 domain-containing protein, producing MEEFNNYKDSVFTSNKKRAEEILDQYGYPGINLVGKEGSSNYWLIVQHCDFDPDFQKRVLKMMKKEIEKDNADGRNYAYLTDRVRKNTGKKLLYGTQVVYNSKGQAVSRPLEDSANVNIRRSEVGLQPLEAYLNQMTKLHFEVNKELMLKKGITEPILYEVPK from the coding sequence ATTGAAGAATTTAATAACTACAAAGACAGTGTTTTTACTTCCAATAAAAAAAGAGCTGAGGAAATTTTAGACCAATATGGATACCCCGGAATTAACCTTGTCGGTAAAGAAGGCTCCTCAAATTACTGGTTAATCGTTCAACATTGTGATTTCGATCCCGACTTTCAAAAAAGAGTTTTGAAAATGATGAAGAAAGAAATTGAAAAGGATAATGCTGATGGAAGAAATTACGCCTATTTAACTGATAGAGTTAGAAAAAATACCGGTAAAAAATTGCTGTATGGCACACAGGTGGTGTACAACAGCAAGGGACAGGCAGTTTCCAGGCCATTGGAAGATAGCGCAAATGTTAATATACGCAGATCTGAAGTTGGTCTCCAACCTCTGGAAGCCTATTTAAATCAAATGACTAAGTTACATTTTGAAGTAAACAAGGAATTGATGCTTAAAAAGGGCATTACTGAACCGATCCTATACGAAGTACCTAAGTAA
- a CDS encoding FkbM family methyltransferase, protein MFNYLIESFKRKRARRVTQEYPHRIDEFNLSEEGPVKFANWENPLVPQIELTQSEINFFKKFIRKGDVAIDIGTNIGDTTVPMALAAGKEGVVFGFDPNPYVYKILEANSELNKDKTNIVPMLNAISSDEGEYYYSSSEASFANGGISPTKENSHGKFVYPEKIKGIDLTKYLKEKHSELLDKLTFIKIDTEGYDKEIIKSIAPLIKEYKPYLVAESFGKSSDEAKKELFEVIKKLDYDIFYFEDFIENAKTSEIKTPEEMAEWKQTINVYAMPKN, encoded by the coding sequence ATGTTTAATTATTTAATTGAAAGCTTCAAAAGAAAAAGAGCCAGAAGGGTAACTCAGGAATATCCACACAGGATCGATGAATTTAATCTTTCGGAAGAAGGACCAGTGAAATTTGCTAATTGGGAAAATCCTTTGGTTCCACAAATTGAACTTACTCAATCTGAAATTAATTTTTTTAAAAAGTTTATTAGAAAAGGAGACGTAGCTATCGACATTGGAACTAATATAGGAGACACAACTGTTCCGATGGCATTAGCTGCAGGTAAGGAAGGAGTAGTTTTTGGTTTTGACCCCAACCCTTATGTCTACAAAATTTTGGAGGCGAATTCTGAATTAAATAAGGATAAAACCAATATTGTACCGATGCTTAATGCTATATCATCTGATGAAGGAGAATATTATTATTCATCTTCGGAAGCATCATTTGCAAATGGAGGTATTTCACCCACAAAAGAAAACAGCCACGGAAAATTTGTTTATCCTGAAAAGATAAAAGGAATAGATTTAACAAAATATCTCAAAGAAAAGCACAGTGAACTTCTGGATAAATTGACTTTCATAAAAATTGATACAGAAGGTTATGATAAAGAAATCATCAAATCAATAGCTCCTTTAATTAAAGAATACAAACCGTATCTTGTTGCTGAGAGCTTTGGCAAAAGTTCCGATGAAGCTAAAAAAGAGTTGTTTGAAGTTATTAAAAAGCTTGATTACGATATTTTTTATTTCGAAGATTTTATCGAAAACGCTAAAACCAGTGAGATAAAAACTCCTGAAGAAATGGCAGAGTGGAAGCAAACAATAAATGTTTACGCGATGCCTAAGAATTAA
- a CDS encoding S41 family peptidase — protein sequence MNFDLNLIRFSLVILITLSGCEQKSDSLENLPIGTWKSIGYGRILEIDSSEYKLYDLTKISCIPVKTGNFTDIRKAIQIKSDTLYYKIGFDIYSFNKMNQTPYSCLENQKGSTDPKENFEIFAQTVKENYAYFELNSIDWEFIYPVYEEQITSNTTEEELYLLFEDLLDTLKDNHGYIEPSEEVLNQMDSINEMPEEIGDFVVAGVIAEEYLKKDLTHDSKVARWGLMDDNIGYIQINAMWLHGNLHIPDSVKNNLGYVEAYVNEMESLSEPEILQIEVDGIRQTMNKAMKDLYNTKCIILDVRFNGGGHDDVSLEILRWFNSEKKKIASKQARINNSFTEELPIYLDGINTPYSNPLILLTSQQSASATDFLALASLSMENTIRIGSNTQGAISDALEKKLPNGWYFTISNEKYFDLEGNCYENTGIPVDFELNYPEERQKFFSSLIEAPCKDKQKTLFAVENVLIYNLINVGMPQM from the coding sequence ATGAATTTTGATCTAAACCTGATTCGATTTTCGTTAGTAATCCTGATTACCTTATCTGGTTGTGAACAAAAAAGTGATTCCCTGGAAAATTTACCAATTGGAACATGGAAGTCAATCGGATACGGTAGAATTTTAGAAATTGATTCGTCAGAATATAAACTATACGATCTCACCAAAATCTCATGTATTCCGGTTAAAACAGGAAACTTCACCGACATAAGGAAAGCTATTCAAATAAAAAGTGACACACTCTATTATAAAATAGGGTTTGATATATACTCATTTAATAAGATGAACCAGACTCCATATTCCTGCCTGGAAAATCAAAAAGGCTCGACTGATCCAAAAGAAAACTTTGAAATATTTGCTCAGACAGTAAAAGAAAATTATGCATATTTTGAATTAAACAGCATTGACTGGGAATTTATTTATCCTGTTTATGAAGAACAAATAACATCAAATACAACAGAAGAAGAACTCTATTTACTTTTTGAGGATTTGCTGGATACTTTAAAAGATAACCATGGATACATTGAACCTTCTGAAGAAGTACTTAATCAAATGGATTCTATAAATGAAATGCCAGAAGAAATAGGTGATTTTGTAGTTGCCGGGGTAATTGCAGAAGAATATTTAAAAAAAGATCTAACCCATGATTCAAAGGTAGCCAGATGGGGATTAATGGATGATAATATTGGCTATATTCAAATCAATGCGATGTGGCTCCATGGCAACCTCCACATACCCGATAGTGTAAAAAACAATTTAGGTTATGTTGAAGCATATGTTAACGAAATGGAATCACTTTCAGAACCAGAAATTTTGCAAATAGAAGTTGATGGAATCAGGCAAACGATGAATAAAGCGATGAAAGATCTATACAACACCAAATGCATTATCCTGGATGTTCGCTTCAATGGTGGTGGGCATGATGATGTAAGCCTTGAAATTTTACGTTGGTTTAATAGTGAAAAGAAAAAAATCGCAAGTAAACAAGCCCGAATTAATAATTCCTTTACCGAGGAACTCCCAATCTATCTCGACGGAATAAACACTCCTTATTCTAATCCGCTAATCTTGCTTACTTCACAGCAATCTGCAAGCGCAACAGATTTTCTTGCTCTTGCTTCTTTATCTATGGAAAATACCATTAGGATCGGATCAAATACTCAGGGTGCTATTTCAGATGCATTAGAAAAAAAACTGCCTAATGGTTGGTATTTCACAATCTCAAACGAGAAATATTTCGACCTGGAAGGCAACTGCTATGAAAACACAGGAATACCCGTGGACTTTGAACTTAACTACCCAGAAGAGAGGCAAAAGTTCTTTAGTTCTTTAATTGAAGCCCCGTGCAAAGACAAACAAAAAACCTTATTTGCAGTTGAAAATGTGTTAATATATAACCTGATCAATGTGGGAATGCCCCAAATGTAA
- a CDS encoding DNA topoisomerase IB, translating to MQKTIIQHTNEEDFDIVRVQHSSGFKYEFSDGRKIDNKTLIEEINALVIPPNWKDVLICSDDCKHIRAIGYDDKGRKQYIYHEKWMEQQNREKFKKMAEFGRFLPEIRKRAHKDASLKEWSKSKVVGVVILTLDETYVRIGNVSYQNENQTYGLTTLRRKHLEFKKGEILFSYKGKRNKYRKVRVDNNQLVNLIRKCSELPGYELFRYKSGKGFRQVTSNDVNDYLREISGHDFTAKDFRTWGGSTLAIEKLPEAIQMTKENKRLKLSTTLIKLVAKELGNTVSICRDYYIHPNIIELIESDKEDELKYQKHRKGKYSLSPSEKKLLEVID from the coding sequence ATGCAAAAAACAATTATTCAACATACCAATGAGGAGGATTTTGATATAGTCCGCGTACAGCATTCTTCCGGATTCAAGTATGAATTTTCCGATGGGCGTAAAATTGATAATAAAACCTTAATTGAAGAGATTAATGCACTGGTAATTCCTCCCAACTGGAAGGATGTATTGATTTGTTCTGATGATTGTAAACACATCCGTGCTATAGGGTATGATGACAAAGGCAGGAAGCAATACATCTATCATGAGAAGTGGATGGAGCAGCAAAACCGGGAAAAGTTTAAGAAGATGGCCGAATTCGGTCGCTTCCTTCCGGAAATTAGAAAAAGGGCTCACAAAGATGCTTCGCTTAAAGAATGGAGTAAATCTAAGGTGGTGGGAGTGGTGATTTTAACTTTGGACGAAACGTATGTTCGGATCGGGAATGTCAGTTATCAAAATGAAAATCAAACCTATGGACTTACCACATTAAGAAGAAAACACCTAGAGTTTAAAAAAGGTGAGATTTTATTTAGCTATAAGGGAAAAAGGAATAAGTATCGAAAAGTCAGGGTTGATAATAATCAATTAGTAAACCTAATTAGAAAATGTTCTGAACTGCCGGGTTATGAATTGTTTCGATACAAATCAGGTAAAGGATTTCGACAGGTAACTTCTAATGACGTAAACGATTATTTGAGAGAAATTTCCGGACATGATTTTACCGCGAAAGATTTCAGAACCTGGGGTGGGTCAACTTTGGCGATAGAAAAATTACCTGAAGCTATTCAAATGACTAAAGAAAATAAACGATTGAAATTGAGCACCACTTTAATTAAGCTGGTTGCCAAAGAATTGGGGAACACAGTATCTATTTGCAGAGATTATTATATTCATCCAAACATCATCGAACTGATTGAATCAGATAAAGAAGACGAATTAAAATACCAAAAACATAGGAAAGGTAAGTATAGCTTATCACCATCGGAAAAAAAGCTTCTGGAAGTAATTGATTAG
- a CDS encoding IS3 family transposase produces the protein MFGKSRQVYYRAKKSEAKRRETASVVVKKVQQVRMRMSELGTRKLYEKLYDELRELGVGRDRLFAIMKANHMQILPKRQYHITTDSHHRFRKHRNLVENLTLNRPEQLWVSDITYIGNRQNPMYLSLVTDAYSKKIMGFNVSNSLHAQGAIKALKQAIKNRKYYDRELIHHSDRGLQYCCDDYQKELDKGNLLCSMTEKYDPYQNAIAERVNGILKQEFIKGILVNDIVLMNKLIKQSIDIYNRERPHYSCYMKTPEFMHGQEKIKIRTYKKIAPQNCAMLLNYYLSL, from the coding sequence TTGTTTGGGAAGAGTAGGCAGGTTTATTATCGAGCAAAGAAATCTGAGGCTAAAAGAAGAGAAACAGCTTCTGTAGTAGTGAAAAAGGTTCAACAAGTACGGATGAGAATGTCTGAATTAGGCACAAGAAAGCTCTACGAAAAGCTTTATGATGAGCTTCGGGAACTTGGGGTTGGTAGAGACCGGTTGTTTGCCATTATGAAAGCTAATCACATGCAAATACTCCCAAAACGGCAATACCACATCACGACCGACTCCCATCATAGATTCAGAAAACATCGCAACTTGGTTGAGAACTTAACCCTTAATAGGCCCGAGCAGTTGTGGGTTAGTGATATTACCTATATAGGGAACCGACAAAATCCAATGTATCTATCTCTGGTGACAGATGCTTATTCAAAGAAAATAATGGGGTTTAATGTATCTAACAGCCTCCATGCGCAAGGGGCAATCAAGGCATTAAAACAAGCGATTAAAAATAGAAAGTATTATGATCGAGAACTAATTCATCATTCAGACCGAGGTTTGCAATACTGTTGTGATGATTACCAAAAGGAACTTGATAAAGGTAATCTGTTGTGTAGTATGACAGAAAAGTATGATCCCTACCAAAATGCTATTGCAGAACGAGTGAATGGTATTTTAAAGCAAGAATTTATTAAGGGCATACTGGTAAATGATATAGTTCTAATGAATAAATTGATCAAACAATCTATTGATATTTATAACAGAGAACGTCCTCATTACAGCTGCTATATGAAGACTCCAGAATTTATGCATGGACAAGAAAAAATTAAAATAAGAACCTATAAAAAAATAGCACCGCAAAATTGTGCGATGCTACTTAATTATTATTTATCCTTGTAA